CTACTATAAAACCTGTCCTGGAAGACTTGAGGTTGAAGAAGCAAGGAAGAATGAAAGAATTTTTTGAGATTCAGTTGCAAATTTCTGGAATTTGCACAGAAATAGCCGGCACTGGTCATTCTGTGAATCCTACTGATCCAAAGGTTAATGAACAAGATTTGACATTGAAGAGATTGATGGAGCTTAAGGCACACCTTAAGGaacttcaaaatgaaaaggTATCTTTGGAATTGTGATTTGAATGCAATTGCAATAGAGTTTTCTTCTCattcaatttttattgtttaattttttcagATTTTACGGTTACAGAAGGTTAACAGCAACATTAGTATGATCCATGATCTTTCAGTTGTGATGTCAATAGATTTCTTTGAGACGGTTAATGATGTTCATCCTAGCTTGATTGATTCTGCAAATGGTCAATCCAAGAGCATCAGCAATGACACACTTGCTAGATTGACAGGTGTGATACATTCACTAAAACAGGATAAGCAACAAAGGCTTCAAAAGGTGATGTTATAATAAAATTCCAATTCCAATTATTGTCTTTAGCTTTCGTGGTTCATTATCACTTTGGTTgtcttattatattattttgatcGATGAGGTTTTGTCTAATGAAAGTTGCTCTGTGAATAAATTTTCTGCTATTTATAAGGTGTGTAGTAAATTGATTGGTTGTACATTCAGTCATAAGATGATATCGTGACATATAAAATGCCACACTGAAGTTCTCATGCTTTGTTGAAATGTGCTAAAGGTCCTTAATTATAGTTTTGGTGTTCTATTTTTTTCTGTTTCATTTTTTCCCCTCATTTCAGCTTCAAGCTCTTGGACACATGCTGGTAGAACTATGGGATCTCATGGATATACCTATTGAGGACAGAAGAAAATGGAACCACATTACTACCTTAAGCTCTTCATCAGTGAATGAGGTGTCAAGGCAAGGGTCCCTTGCTCTTGAAGTTATTGAGCAGGTAACACAACCTTTTTCCCTTCTAGGAATTTCCTATGCCCCACAATTCTTCTATTTGAgttattatgtttttttttttttaaaaattttaatcgtATATTGATTTTAGACTGAGGTTGAAGTTGCGAGGTTGAATGCTCTCAAAGCCGGAAAGTTGAAGGAGTTGGTTTTTAAGAGGCAAAATGAGCTAGAAGAAATATACAGAGGAGTTCACATGGATGTAGATAGTGATGCAGCAAGGCAGATTCTTATAAGCGCCATAGAATCTGGTTTCCTCCAGAACTTCCCTTCGCTATAAGCCTCATAAAATCTGGTTTCCTCATAAATTATTATTGCCCTTTTACAGGTAATGTTGATCTTTCTGATCTGCTTTTAAGCATGGATGATCAGATTAGAAAAGCCAAAGAGCAAGCTCTAAGCCGGAAGGAAATTTTGGACAAGGTAGAGAAGTGGAAATATGCATCTGAAGAAGAAAAGTGGCTTGATGAATATGAAAAGGCAAGTTTAATTGAgcatttcaattaaataaaatagtcTGGATACTTGTTAGCCAGATTGGGATATGGATTGTTTTTTTATTCCTTGGTCACGTGGCAGGTTTTATTGTATTTGAGGGTTCAGAGGTTACATTATCCATCGCAATCTGTATGGAAATTAGTTTTAAATACCTTAGTTCTAACAGGACTGCTGCCGCTTATGAATGGATAACAAGATCTTTTATACATTTTAAGAATACATCTATTAGTTTGAAATACTTTAGTTCTAACAGGACTGCTGCCGCTTACGTATGGACAGTAAAatctttcatatattttaaggaTACACATGCACCATTACAAGGTTAGTCCACGTTGACCTTGGGTTAGGTATTCAATATCGTAGTTATTTACATGAGGTACAACGTAATCCTTTGCATTGGAATTGCACGCATTGCCATTTGCTTGTAGACTGCAGTGTGCAGACGGTAATTGTTTAATTATGTCAAAGTAGAACAAATTTACAAGGTCAAAAAAGCAAATATTGAtcacctttttttttattattgttattgaaAACTTATAAAGATATTGAGAATCATTACCTTTGCTGTCAGTTAAAAGTCATTGAATTTTTCACCGGGGGTTTTTCCTGATTTCCAGGATGAAAATCGATATAGTGCAGGAAGAGGAGCACACAAAAATCTGAAACGTGCAGAAAAAGCTCGGATTCTGGTCAGCAAAATACCATGTAAGCTTAGTTTATATATCATTGATTGCATCTACATTATCGGTCATTAATAATGCAGATCAGAGGGAAGGAATGTTGCAACACCCTGAACTCTTTTACTTTTGTTGAGTAAAGTGCAAGTAAATTGTGATTTATGCCAACTAATATATGCTCAAAAGcaaaagcaataattatagttTGGGTTGTTAATATTGTGCCTTCAATGGtatttgaaaatgaaatttctACAACGTGATAATTTGAGTTTGAGCATTCTCAACAAATGATTGACATTATCGTATATGAATTTAAGATGAAATGGTTAACAGTACGAGTAACAAAATGTTTAATTAAATGGTTTATGCTCTGCAGTCCGATGGTTAGAAGAGTGAATTTGTCTTTGCTGTTACTTATTAGAAACCTGTTTTTGGAGGATCAAGCTAGCTCTCATATCTTTTAAAACTTTGTTGTGTAGctattcttgaaaatttgactGCAAAAGTAAAAGCATGGGAATTGGAGAAAGGGATCCCTTTCTTATATGACAAGGTGATTCATGAGCTTCATATTGGTGTTTGATTTAGTTTTTAGTTAGCTATTTGCAGCTACTAGCAGGCTCTGAAATTGTTTTGAACATTCAGGCTCCCCTCTTAAACACTTTAGAGGAGTATGCTGTGCTGAggcaagaaagagaagaagagaagcgTCGATCTCGGGTATGGGTATACTTTGTGAATTTATACGTAAATATTATATCAATAGACTTCCTTTGCCATGAAGTTGAGCTCAAAGGGTTAAtatatttcatgtttttcatttaaaataattttttaatggttACAGGAGCAGAAACGTCAGCAAGAACAATTTGTTGCTGAGCAAGAGGCACTTTATGGTTCTAGGCCAAATGTAAAGAAGCCGTTGGGTCAAAGCAACAGTGCTAACGCCGTGATCGGAACACCAGTTGGACGCCGTCTGGCGGCTCCAGGCCTTCATGCAATCTCTTCGGGCAAGGAACGGAGAGAGAGCAGGGTTCTCAACGTAACACCAATAAACTATGTTGCTCTTCCGAAGAATGATCCAGCTTCTCGAGGGTAAGCTGTAAGTGTACTTGCTTGTTTAGGAGACCTTATGCAAATAATTCTCAATTTTTAGGAtgctttttgatttttttttggaattttCCTTTTGATATTCTACCCTTTTTCTCTGAATTTTCTGATAGTAAATTACATTTTCTATATGGATTACCCAGTTAGTTTTATCTCAAGTCTTTTGGGGCAAACAGGTTTTCATTGGGCTTGCAGTGCTGCAAGGGCAGCCTGATGGCCCAATTGCCTGAAGTTTTTATGTTGCATATTAGCATTATTTAGAAATGCAATAATGCAGTAACTGCCAAAATTGAAATGGCAAAGGAAGCAATATAGGAGTTGAGTTTTCAAGCCTAAAAAGAAGACTCCAAGTCATCATCaccataaaattttaagtttcgATATTCTTGTGAGATTATTATGTTTGTCAAAAGAGATTCAAAAGTGTGAGAGAAACATTAATCGCAATTAGTGTGCTTGGTCAGATTCATGATCTCAATTCACCATTTGCCACTTATATTCCACTTTCACATTATTGAGTGGTAAAAGCTACTGTAATCCTACCCAATAATCAGCCCAAGCAAATCAATATTCTAATGGAAATGTTGTGATAACTCTTCATGGCTTTTTCTCTTGTCATAGCATGGTTAAAATATTGTTAGAATAGAACGTCAGTGAATATATAGATTGATAAACGATTTTCGCAATGAACAACTGCAGCTGCAGGTGACATCATATTGATGAATATGTAGGAATTTGTTACGTAGCGTTGTGGAGACTGGAGATTGAGTTCCTTTTCACATTAGCTTTCTTCTTCCTCTGTAAAGACGTCTAATAATAATAGGGAGAGATTCTCTTTTATGTAGTCTTATTATTTTAGAGAAAAACAGATTCCATGATCGAAAGTTGGGAAAGAACAATTATTCTAGTGGAAGAATGCAGGAAAAAAACAAAGTTGATGAGATGCATGCCACCTAACTGAGAAacgtttataaaatttaaagaaattgaGTCTTATTGTTGTCTTGTGTACGCAAGAAAGAGAGCCATTTTCTTTAGTTAGTGTGATGAGTGATTATTAGTATATAATTAAGAAAGCAATTATCCAATAATTCGTCCCTCGCATAGAAACTTCTGGGATTAATTAATGTATGTTTGCCGTCGTGCAAAGAAACACAAAACAGCTGTAGAAAAGTGAAGAGCACTTGCATAAGAATAAATCACTAATTTAATAAGAATGGTGTGAATAATATAGATTTTGCAGAGATTGAGTGCTCTTGTAAAGTGCATACGTATGCGAGATATGGGACATAGCAATTATATGTGGAGAACCATCGTTGTCACataatatatagttttataTATAGTACGTAGTAACGTAGGGATCCACAAGTGATATCTGGCGCGAGATCAATAAAATACTGTTTCAAGTGGGATCATATGCTGTTCACATTATCCTCATTACATGGTTTATCTGTTTCATGAAAATGAACCCACCACTGTCTGTCTCATTCTGGCCCTCATCTAAGATATTTCTGATTCTTTGCTTATTATGTataacttttattatttatattaattaatttatgtgaGTTTCATAATACATTTTTCATTTAGATGTTTTTGCGCTTGTTTTTATATGGGAATGAATTTCTAGTAATTGCatctt
This sequence is a window from Manihot esculenta cultivar AM560-2 chromosome 4, M.esculenta_v8, whole genome shotgun sequence. Protein-coding genes within it:
- the LOC110613262 gene encoding 65-kDa microtubule-associated protein 5, giving the protein MTTVLSPVSLSHTTCGSLLQELQKIWDEIGEADNERDRMLQQLEEECLDIYCRKVEMTRKYKADLHQSLDDSETEISGLASALGENVSFSRFKGTLKQQISTIKPVLEDLRLKKQGRMKEFFEIQLQISGICTEIAGTGHSVNPTDPKVNEQDLTLKRLMELKAHLKELQNEKILRLQKVNSNISMIHDLSVVMSIDFFETVNDVHPSLIDSANGQSKSISNDTLARLTGVIHSLKQDKQQRLQKLQALGHMLVELWDLMDIPIEDRRKWNHITTLSSSSVNEVSRQGSLALEVIEQTEVEVARLNALKAGKLKELVFKRQNELEEIYRGVHMDVDSDAARQILISAIESGNVDLSDLLLSMDDQIRKAKEQALSRKEILDKVEKWKYASEEEKWLDEYEKDENRYSAGRGAHKNLKRAEKARILVSKIPSILENLTAKVKAWELEKGIPFLYDKAPLLNTLEEYAVLRQEREEEKRRSREQKRQQEQFVAEQEALYGSRPNVKKPLGQSNSANAVIGTPVGRRLAAPGLHAISSGKERRESRVLNVTPINYVALPKNDPASRG